The proteins below are encoded in one region of Brassica napus cultivar Da-Ae chromosome A6, Da-Ae, whole genome shotgun sequence:
- the LOC125610076 gene encoding uncharacterized protein LOC125610076, producing the protein MAAWKSWIVAEKARRCLRTIFFVAAMTASLLASSLPVLITVADVVVPCLIVSSITCLTCHSAAEHLRQYSFKTSFIDVPLISLLRSLAIICLSCLCEDARLAYGPYLETVMSLSFGGFLLLLVKAIVFTMKPHMEGKVYNLKISWAMPVLLLSSALFGLAHVVIAYRKTCGARKKLMYHKIDQEAVLSSKSGFLGYKKAHRQSFTRSNCKILTFAGDFRQNSFRETTLEREEVIQPRLLANADSLFIKIQGLNVHYKQCSAAEVNARRVRQLDKQMSNLVVQTQSNHLHRSYTIQPDRSSLYDPLLATYPTTPITLFNKDDMNHMNPGDDLERNENVGIVLVHGFGGGVFSWRHVIGSSILMRGEGLSRRK; encoded by the exons ATGGCGGCGTGGAAGTCATGGATTGTGGCGGAGAAAGCTCGGAGATGCTTAAGGACCATATTCTTTGTGGCAGCAATGACGGCATCTCTGTTAGCTTCGTCGTTGCCCGTTCTGATCACCGTGGCTGATGTGGTGGTTCCTTGTCTTATCGTCTCCAGCATCACGTGCCTCACGTGCCACTCTGCCGCAGAACATCTTCGTCAGTATAGTTTCAAGACCTCTTTCATTGATGTACCACTCATCTCGCTCCTGAGATCTCTCGCCATTATCT GTCTCTCTTGTTTATGTGAAGACGCAAGATTAGCTTATGGTCCTTATCTTGAAACAGTGATGTCACTTTCCTTTGgagggtttcttcttcttttggttaAAGCTATTGTGTTCACTATGAAGCCTCACATGGAAGGAAAGGTCTATAACCTCAAGATCTCATGGGCAATGCCGGTTTTGTTACTATCATCAGCACTTTTCGGTCTAGCTCATGTTGTGATAGCTTATCGAAAGACTTGTGGAGCAAGAAAGAAGCTCATGTACCATAAGATTGACCAAGAAGCT GTTCTCTCGTCTAAATCTGGTTTCTTGGGTTACAAGAAAGCTCATCGTCAGTCTTTCACTAGATCAAACTGCAAAATTTTAACCTTTGCCGGCGATTTCAGACAAAACTCTTTCAGGGAAACAACTTTGGAAAGAGAAGAGGTGATACAACCAAGACTTCTTGCAAATGCAGACAGTTTGTTCATCAAGATCCAAGGGTTAAATGTTCACTACAAGCAGTGTTCTGCAGCGGAAGTGAATGCAAGAAGGGTTAGACAACTAGACAAGCAGATGTCAAACTTAGTAGTGCAAACTCAAAGCAATCATTTGCATAGAAGCTACACCATTCAGCCTGATAGATCCTCTTTGTATGATCCTCTGTTAGCGACTTATCCAACTACACCCATTACCTTGTTCAACAAGGATGATATGAATCATATGAATCCTGGTGATGATCTGGAGAGAAATGAGAATGTTGGTATAGTTCTAGTCCATGGATTTGGAGGAGGAGTCTTCTCTTGGAGACATGTGATAGGTTCAAGCATACTTATGAGAGGAGAAGGTTTAAGCAGAAGGAAGTGA
- the LOC106361350 gene encoding uncharacterized protein LOC106361350: MGDLSLQLGCRVVAYDRPGWGLTSRLVQKDWEERNLPNPYKLESQVDLLLSFCTEMGFSSVVLVGHDDGGLLALKAAERVQASTFKCSVSIKGVVLINVSLSREVVPAFARILLHTSLRKKHLVRPLLRTEITQLVNRRAWCDTTKLTTDVLMLYKAPLCLEAWDEALNEISKLSYEMILSPQNASALLNSMGDLPVLVVAGTEDALVPLKSSQALASKLANSRFVALSGCGHLPHEECPATLVSALGSFISRLMPKLPNS; this comes from the exons ATGGGAGACTTGTCTCTTCAGCTTGGTTGCAGAGTGGTTGCCTATGACCGGCCTGGTTGGGGCTTGACCTCTAGACTTGTACAGAAAGATTGGGAAGAAAGAAACTTACCTAACCCTTACAAGCTTGAAAGCCAGGTGGATCTACTACTTTCTTTTTGTACCGAGATGGGGTTTTCATCAGTGGTACTAGTTGGCCATGATGATGGTGGTTTGCTTGCTCTCAAGGCTGCTGAAAGAGTACAAGCCTCTACGTTCAAATGCAGT GTTTCAATCAAAGGGGTGGTGTTGATAAACGTTAGCTTATCAAGAGAAGTAGTTCCTGCCTTTGCTAGGATACTTCTTCATACATCACTTAGGAAGAAGCACTTGGTTCGTCCTTTGTTGAGAACAGAGATAACCCAATTGGTGAACCGGCGTGCATGGTGTGATACCACAAAGCTTACCACTGATGTCTTAATGCTCTACAAG GCTCCTCTATGTTTAGAAGCTTGGGATGAAGCACTCAATGAGATAAGCAAGTTATCATATGAGATGATTCTTTCACCTCAAAATGCATCAGCTCTGTTGAACTCCATGGGAGATCTTCCTGTCTTAGTTGTTGCTGGGACTGAAGATGCTCTTGTTCCTTTGAAATCCTCACAAGCTCTGGCTTCTAAACTCGCCAATTCT AGATTTGTAGCACTATCTGGATGTGGACATCTGCCACATGAAGAGTGTCCTGCAACACTTGTATCAGCTCTCGGCTCCTTCATTAGCAGACTGATGCCTAAACTACCAAACTCCTAA
- the LOC106447485 gene encoding probable histone H2A variant 3, with protein sequence MSGKGAKGLIMGKPSGSEKDKDKKKQPITRSARAGLQFPVGRVHRLLKTRSTAHGRVGATAAVYTAAILEYLTAEVLELAGNASKDLKVKRISPRHLQLAIRGDEELDTLIKGTIAGGGVIPHIHKSLINKSAKE encoded by the exons atgtcgGGGAAAGGAGCGAAGGGTTTGATAATGGGGAAACCCAGCGGTAGCGAGAAGGATAAGGACAAGAAGAAACAACCCATCACCCGTTCTGCTCGAGCTGGTCTTCAG TTCCCAGTAGGAAGGGTGCATAGGCTGTTGAAGACAAGGTCCACTGCTCACGGAAGAGTTGGAGCAACTGCTGCTGTCTACACAGCAGCAATACTGGAGTATCTGACTGCAGAGGTTTTGGAGTTGGCTGGCAACGCGAGCAAGGACCTCAAGGTGAAACGTATCTCGCCCAGGCACTTGCAGCTTGCGATTCGTGGAGATGAAGAGCTGGATACTCTCATCAAAGGAACTATAGCTGGTGGTGGTGTCATCCCTCACATCCACAAGTCTCTCATCAACAAATCCGCCAAGGAATAG
- the LOC106447476 gene encoding serine-threonine kinase receptor-associated protein: protein MDKKKVAVPLVCHGHSRPVVDLFYSPITPDGFFLISASKDSHPMLRNGETADWIGTFEGHKGAVWSSCLDNNALRAASASADFSAKLWDALTGDVLHSFEHKHIVRACAFSEDTKRLLTGGFEKILRVFDLNRLDAPPTEVDKSPGSVRTLTWLHSDQTILSSCADIGGVRLWDVRSGKIVQTLETKSPVTSAEVSQDGRYITTADGSTVKFWDANHFGLVKSYEMPCNIESASLEPKSGEKFVAGGEDMWVRVFDFFTGEEIGCNKGHHGPVHCVRFSPTGESYASGSEDGTIRIWQTTPNQEENEKRVKHGVDEVAKKIEGFHINNKEAKTSEKP from the exons ATGGATAAGAAGAAGGTTGCTGTTCCACTTGTTTGCCATGGCCATTCCAGACCTGTTGTTGATTTGTTCTATAGTCCCATAACCCCAGATGGGTTCTTCCTCATCAGTGCTAGTAAAG ATTCGCATCCAATGTTGAGAAATGGAGAGACTGCAGATTGGATTGGTACATTCGAAGGTCATAAAGGTGCAGTGTGGAGCTCTTGCCTTGATAACAATGCGTTACGTGCTGCATCTGCATCAGCAGACTTCTCAgc GAAACTGTGGGATGCGTTAACAGGGGATGTGCTGCATTCTTTTGAGCACAAGCATATCGTTCGAGCATGTGCTTTCTCTGAG GATACAAAACGGTTGCTCACAGGAGGGTTTGAGAAGATTCTCCGTGTATTTGACTTGAACCGGTTGGATGCACCTCCTACGGAAGTGGATAAGTCTCCTGGTTCTGTCAGAACTCTCACATGGCTTCACAGTGATCAAACCATACTAAGTTCTTGCGCTGATATTGGTGGTGTAAG GTTATGGGATGTGAGAAGTGGGAAGATTGTGCAGACATTAGAGACTAAGTCTCCTGTCACCAGTGCCGAGGTGAGCCAAGATGGGCGATACATTACTACTGCTGATGGGTCGACCGTTAAGTTCTGGGACGCTAACCA TTTTGGACTGGTGAAGAGTTATGAGATGCCATGCAACATTGAGTCTGCGTCGTTGGAGCCAAAGTCTGGTGAGAAGTTTGTTGCTGGTGGTGAGGATATGTGGGTCCGTGTTTTTGATTTCTTCACTGGCGAGGAGATTG GATGCAACAAGGGGCATCATGGCCCCGTACACTGCGTGAGGTTTTCACCAACGGGTGAGTCCTACGCCTCGGGGTCTGAAGACGGGACCATCAGGATATGGCAGACGACACCAAATCAAGAAGAGAACGAGAAGAGAGTGAAGCATGGTGTGGATGAAGTTGCTAAGAAGATAGAAGGCTTTCACATCAACAACAAAGAAGCAAAAACCTCAGagaaaccataa
- the LOC111198792 gene encoding acyl-protein thioesterase 2 — protein YAGSRTVRRLNFGTCYVIEPIEIHKATIVWLHDLDHIGRRCLEPLKDLNLPSIKWICPTAPRLPVTSLAGQNATAWCDITKVSESMQHDFESLDSVNSYVADLLSTEPTNVIKGVGGVGLGAAAALYFASSCAFGKVQIKQQMINPQIVIGINGWLPGLTSLQPNMNNAFGTFNRAKLQRILLLHGTSDDVVPSEFGYKCAVSLRNNEFPTMFKQCGGYKHRLILSLSLSFFFYIFSDFRLSFAAIM, from the exons TATGCAGGTAGTAGAACCGTACGACGCTTAAATTTTGGAACGTGTTATGTTATTGAGCCCATAGAAATCCATAAAGCAACTATAGTATGGCTGCATGACCTCGACCATATCGGACGCCG CTGTTTAGAGCCTCTGAAAGATTTGAATCTTCCAAGT ATAAAATGGATTTGTCCGACTGCTCCCAGACTTCCCGTTACTTCCTTGGCTGGACAAAACGCCACTGCGT GGTGCGACATCACAAAAGTTTCAGAGAGCATGCAACATGATTTCGAATCATTAGATAGTGTAAATTCATATGTTGCTGATCTTTTATCTACCGAACCAACGAATG TTATTAAAGGTGTAGGAGGTGTCGGTTTGGGAGCAGCAGCAGCTCTCTATTTTGCGAGTTCCTGCGCCTTTGGAAAGGTCCAGATTAAGCAACAAATGATTAACCCGCAAATTGTTATAGGGATCAACGGTTGGCTTCCTGGCTTGAC GAGCTTACAACCCAATATGAATAATGCTTTTGGGACTTTTAATCGTGCTAAATTGCAACGAATCTTACTTTTACACGGAACCT CTGATGATGTAGTTCCCTCCGAGTTTGGATACAAATGTGCTGTTTCCCTTCGAAACAATGAATTTCCAACCATGTTTAAACAATGTGGAGGGTATAAACATCGAttaattctctctctctctctctctttttttttttacatattttctgattttaggTTGTCATTTGCAGCAATCATGTAA
- the LOC106376625 gene encoding late embryogenesis abundant protein 7 yields the protein MSSNQELSLKAGEATGQVQLKKEEYLNKVSHAMNENADHHSHSHAEHDQNNPSLISQASNVIQQTGGQVKNMAQGAADAVKNTLGMSPATNNPSNQAGTTHPSNPSSKNL from the exons ATGTCGTCGAACCAAGAACTAAGCCTTAAGGCCGGAGAAGCCACCGGTCAAGTTCAG CTGAAGAAGGAAGAGTACTTGAACAAAGTATCACACGCAATGAATGAGAATGCAGATCATCACTCACACTCACACGCAGAACATGATCAGAATAATCCTTCCCTAATTTCTCAGGCCTCCAATGTCATCCAACAG ACAGGAGGACAAGTGAAGAATATGGCACAAGGAGCAGCGGACGCTGTGAAGAATACTCTTGGAATGAGTCCGGCCACTAACAACCCTAGCAACCAGGCCGGCACGACCCACCCGAGCAACCCTAGCtctaaaaatctttaa
- the LOC106376616 gene encoding probable disease resistance protein At1g52660 produces MGKDLKSLVRCMYTGKLNDNVRKLKIATEELKDIGNSVMKRVKICEEQQQMKRLDKVQSWLRQADIVIKEAEDLFLTSSSSSQGLLSSSHKMEKKICKKLKEVEEIKSRGMFEVVAENVVGGGSGSTVKTNDEETVGLEAVSGLVWRCLTMENTGIIGLYGVEGVGKTTVLTQVNNRLLQQKANGFDFVLWVFVSKNLNLEKIQDTIREKIGFLDRTWTSKTEEEKAAKIFDILSKRRFALFLDDVWEKVDLVKAGVPPPDAQNRSKVVFTTCSEDVCKEMSAQTKIKVEKLAWELAWDLFKKNVGEDTVKSHPDIAKVAQEVAAKCDGLPLALVTIGRAMASKKTPQEWRDALYILSNSPPNFSVLKLLDRN; encoded by the exons ATGGGAAAAGATCTCAAGAGTTTGGTTAGATGCATGTACACTGGGAAGCTCAACGATAATGTGAGGAAGCTAAAGATCGCAACCGAAGAACTCAAAGATATTGGGAACAGCGTGATGAAAAGGGTCAAGATTTGTGAAGAGCAGCAACAGATGAAGCGGTTAGACAAAGTCCAATCATGGCTTAGACAAGCCGACATTGTTATAAAAGAAGCAGAAGACTTGTTCTTGACGTCTTCTTCTTCCAGCCAAGGGTTGTTATCTTCAAGCCacaagatggagaagaagatttgcaagaagctgaaagaagTTGAAGAGATTAAGAGCAGAGGAATGTTTGAGGTTGTTGCTGAAAACGTCGTCGGAGGAGGAAGCGGCTCAACGGTTAAGACTAATGATGAGGAGACAGTAGGGTTAGAGGCGGTTTCTGGTTTGGTTTGGAGGTGTTTGACGATGGAGAACACTGGGATTATTGGATTGTATGGTGTGGAAGGTGTTGGAAAGACAACGGTTCTGACTCAGGTTAATAACAGGTTGCTTCAACAGAAAGCAAAtgggtttgattttgttttgtggGTGTTTGTGTCTAAGAATCTGAATCTTGAAAAGATTCAAGACACGATTAGGGAGAAGATTGGGTTTTTGGATAGGACGTGGACGAGTAAGACCGAGGAAGAGAAAGCTGCCAAGATCTTTGACATCTTGAGTAAGAGACGTTTTGCATTGTTTCTTGATGATGTTTGGGAAAAAGTTGACCTAG tgaAAGCTGGAGTTCCACCACCTGATGCGCAGAACCGGTCGAAGGTTGTATTCACGACTTGTAGTGAAGACGTTTGTAAGGAGATGAGTGCACAGACGAAGATTAAAGTGGAGAAATTGGCGTGGGAGCTAGCTTGGGACTTGTTTAAGAAGAATGTTGGAGAAGATACTGTGAAGAGCCACCCGGACATAGCAAAGGTGGCTCAAGAGGTTGCAGCCAAATGCGACGGTCTTCCTCTGGCTTTGGTCACCATTGGTCGAGCCATGGCCTCCAAGAAAACACCACAGGAGTGGCGTGACGCTTTATACATCTTGAGTAACTCTCCTCCTAATTTCTCAG TTCTCAAGTTACTGGACAGGAACTAG